A region of Leptotrichia hongkongensis DNA encodes the following proteins:
- a CDS encoding peptidase U32 family protein, protein MENRKRVELLAPAGNMEKLKTAFHFGADACFVGGSSFNLRGMSSNFKNKELKEAVDYVHSLGKKIYVTLNIFAHNTEIDYLPRFIKKLDEFGVDAVIVADLGVFQTVREHAPNLKIHVSTQANNTNWMSVKTWKDLGAKRVILAREMSLKEIKTIREKVPDVEIEVFIHGAMCMAYSGRCLLSNYFTNRDANRGICAQDCRWNYKVIAEGHEETGAHDIVENEEGTYMFNAKDLCSIEFIDKVIETGVDSLKIEGRMKSIYYNSTVVKQYKRALDNYYSGNYKYDPDWLKELKTISHRQYSNGFYLGPTSEKDQNYETGLSYSQTYRLVANVLEKVDTNKYKIQIRNKVYATETLELVRPIGDAVKFKVENFLNTKNNEFQEYVNPNTIAIIETDVEMGPMDLIRIKLPEGQSDSDMDTEDF, encoded by the coding sequence ATGGAAAACAGAAAAAGGGTAGAATTATTAGCACCAGCAGGAAATATGGAAAAATTAAAGACAGCATTTCACTTTGGGGCTGATGCATGTTTTGTTGGAGGAAGTTCATTTAATTTGAGAGGAATGTCTTCAAACTTTAAAAATAAAGAATTAAAGGAAGCTGTAGATTATGTACACAGTTTAGGTAAAAAAATATATGTTACATTAAATATTTTTGCACACAATACAGAAATTGACTATTTACCAAGATTTATAAAAAAATTGGATGAATTTGGCGTAGATGCTGTAATCGTAGCTGATCTTGGAGTGTTCCAGACAGTAAGAGAACACGCTCCAAATCTTAAAATTCATGTAAGTACACAGGCAAACAATACAAACTGGATGAGCGTGAAAACTTGGAAGGATTTAGGAGCAAAAAGAGTTATTCTAGCTAGAGAAATGTCTCTAAAAGAAATAAAAACAATTCGTGAAAAAGTACCAGATGTGGAAATAGAAGTATTTATTCACGGAGCAATGTGTATGGCCTACTCGGGAAGATGCTTACTAAGTAACTATTTTACAAACCGTGATGCAAATCGTGGAATTTGTGCACAGGACTGCCGTTGGAACTATAAAGTAATTGCAGAAGGTCATGAAGAAACAGGAGCTCATGACATTGTTGAAAATGAAGAAGGAACATATATGTTCAATGCCAAAGATTTATGTTCTATTGAATTTATCGATAAAGTAATTGAAACAGGAGTAGATTCATTAAAAATTGAAGGAAGAATGAAAAGTATCTACTATAATTCAACTGTAGTAAAACAATATAAAAGAGCATTGGATAATTATTATTCAGGAAATTACAAATATGATCCAGACTGGCTGAAGGAACTTAAAACAATCAGCCATAGACAATATTCAAATGGATTTTATTTAGGGCCTACTTCTGAAAAAGATCAAAATTATGAAACAGGACTTTCTTATAGCCAAACATATAGACTTGTTGCAAATGTACTTGAAAAAGTTGATACAAATAAATATAAAATTCAGATAAGAAATAAAGTTTATGCAACTGAAACTTTGGAATTGGTACGTCCAATCGGAGATGCTGTTAAATTCAAAGTAGAAAACTTTTTAAACACAAAAAATAACGAATTTCAAGAATATGTAAATCCAAATACAATCGCTATTATTGAGACTGATGTGGAAATGGGACCGATGGATTTAATTAGAATTAAACTGCCTGAAGGACAATCGGATAGCGATATGGATACTGAAGATTTTTAA
- a CDS encoding sensor histidine kinase: protein MKNLKLEDRISANYALLFLVLILVSNIILVYSLQRQSNKVLEISAGSKMEEINSFLDKVGIFSDKTNVLTLDFNPEVVEGKKVIHVKPFNPGEDNYLYVLEIKQNKDSVIPINTLGDTDTEEASMTNEKMINLLEGFNLEDNNSEGKIINIEKNKYFVFKVSREIKNYKFNIYTLKNVTQENQIYKRLEYLVILFTIIGVVITIIVSKIMSRRILKPINNVIKTAKSISTDDLSKRIEIPKEEDELQNLTLIINEMLDRLEISFENQTKFVSDASHELRTPLAIIKGYAEIIRKRGMSDIDIFVESIDSIISETDNMRNLIQKLLFLAKGEITKINTKFVDIDANEMIHQIHSDTVVSNKTHNFHLEMGENYKIKGDETLLQQAIRALIENATKYSEPHTNIYIKSVIKDGFGRISIRDEGVGISDEDAKRIFDRFYRVDLSRTKATGGTGLGLAIVKRIVEIHNGKIEIESKMNEGTEISIVLPIGENIVKTEEENVKNVKKERTEKKRAVFSFLKKEKEHKHKKRKNRKGK, encoded by the coding sequence ATGAAAAATTTAAAATTAGAAGATCGTATTTCAGCAAATTACGCTCTTCTATTTTTGGTATTAATATTAGTTTCTAATATTATTCTTGTTTATTCACTGCAAAGGCAGTCAAATAAAGTGCTTGAAATTTCTGCAGGCAGTAAAATGGAAGAAATAAATAGTTTTTTGGATAAAGTTGGAATTTTTTCTGATAAGACAAATGTGCTTACACTTGACTTTAATCCTGAAGTCGTTGAGGGGAAAAAGGTTATTCATGTAAAACCATTTAACCCTGGAGAAGACAACTATTTGTATGTACTGGAAATAAAACAAAATAAAGATTCTGTAATTCCAATTAATACACTTGGAGACACTGATACCGAAGAAGCCTCAATGACTAACGAAAAAATGATTAACTTGCTTGAAGGCTTTAATCTGGAAGATAATAATTCAGAAGGTAAAATAATAAATATTGAAAAAAATAAATATTTTGTCTTTAAAGTGAGCAGAGAAATAAAAAATTATAAATTTAACATTTATACGTTAAAAAATGTAACGCAGGAAAATCAAATTTATAAAAGATTAGAATACCTTGTTATTTTATTTACGATAATTGGTGTTGTTATAACGATTATTGTATCAAAAATAATGAGCAGAAGAATTTTAAAGCCAATTAATAATGTAATAAAAACAGCAAAAAGTATTTCAACAGATGATTTGAGTAAAAGAATAGAAATACCAAAAGAAGAAGATGAACTGCAAAATTTGACACTTATTATAAATGAAATGCTGGATAGGCTGGAGATTTCATTTGAAAATCAGACAAAATTTGTATCCGATGCTTCACATGAATTGCGTACTCCACTTGCGATTATAAAGGGATATGCAGAGATTATACGAAAACGTGGGATGTCAGATATTGATATATTTGTGGAGTCGATAGATTCAATAATTAGTGAAACAGATAATATGCGTAATTTAATACAAAAGCTCCTATTCTTAGCAAAAGGTGAAATCACAAAAATTAATACAAAATTTGTAGACATTGACGCAAATGAAATGATTCATCAAATTCATTCTGATACCGTAGTTTCTAATAAAACGCATAATTTTCATCTTGAGATGGGAGAAAATTATAAGATTAAAGGAGATGAAACCTTGCTTCAGCAAGCAATCAGAGCCTTAATTGAAAATGCTACAAAATATTCAGAACCACATACAAATATTTATATTAAATCAGTTATTAAAGATGGATTTGGACGGATTTCAATCAGAGATGAAGGAGTTGGAATTTCTGATGAGGATGCAAAGAGAATCTTTGATAGATTTTATAGAGTTGACCTATCGAGAACAAAGGCAACTGGTGGAACTGGGCTTGGACTTGCGATAGTAAAACGGATTGTAGAAATTCACAATGGAAAAATTGAGATAGAATCTAAAATGAATGAGGGAACGGAAATTTCAATTGTACTTCCAATTGGAGAAAATATAGTAAAAACGGAAGAAGAAAATGTTAAGAATGTAAAAAAGGAAAGAACAGAAAAGAAAAGAGCGGTATTTAGCTTTTTGAAAAAGGAAAAAGAACATAAACATAAAAAAAGAAAAAATAGAAAGGGAAAATAA
- a CDS encoding AtpZ/AtpI family protein, which produces MELEDKKEILENENKIVDNEKTSQEEEKRKQKIFEIEKKLGRHNNEKELKNRKNSKLMKYFALATNMVYILALPILIMLGFYLLLKKYLFKTDQPLVLIVFLIIGAISGYWSLIKQVNNIK; this is translated from the coding sequence ATGGAATTAGAAGACAAAAAAGAAATCTTAGAAAATGAAAATAAAATAGTTGACAACGAGAAAACTTCACAAGAGGAAGAAAAACGAAAACAAAAGATTTTTGAAATAGAAAAAAAGTTAGGCAGACATAATAATGAAAAAGAATTAAAAAATAGAAAAAACAGTAAATTAATGAAATATTTTGCCCTTGCAACAAATATGGTTTATATTTTGGCGTTACCAATATTAATTATGCTAGGCTTTTATTTACTTTTAAAAAAATATCTGTTCAAAACGGATCAGCCGCTTGTCCTAATCGTTTTTTTGATAATAGGAGCAATTTCTGGCTATTGGTCACTTATAAAGCAGGTAAATAACATAAAATAA
- a CDS encoding response regulator transcription factor, which yields MREKILVIEDDPKISRLLEIELKFEGFDVFFAYDGKEGLNMAKYGSYDIILLDVMLPKMSGMEVCKRIRETSQVPIIMLTAKDEISDKVVGFDYGADDYMTKPFSNEELLARIKALLRRTKKSVVHKGVFEFEDLTINYSTYEVFRDYGKNLIQLSKREFELLDFLVLNKGIVLSRDKILEEVWGFDYIGNDNILDLYIKYLRDKIDRPYERKFIQTVRGIGFIFK from the coding sequence ATGAGAGAAAAAATATTAGTAATTGAAGATGATCCTAAAATTTCAAGATTATTAGAAATTGAATTAAAATTTGAAGGATTTGATGTATTTTTTGCATACGATGGTAAAGAAGGGCTAAATATGGCAAAATATGGTTCGTATGATATCATCTTGCTAGATGTTATGCTTCCTAAGATGAGTGGAATGGAAGTATGTAAAAGGATAAGGGAAACTTCACAAGTACCTATCATTATGCTTACTGCAAAAGATGAAATTAGTGACAAAGTAGTTGGATTTGACTACGGAGCAGATGACTATATGACAAAACCATTTTCAAATGAAGAATTGCTTGCAAGAATAAAAGCTCTTCTTAGAAGAACTAAAAAATCTGTTGTTCACAAAGGTGTATTTGAATTTGAAGATTTGACAATTAACTATTCAACTTACGAAGTGTTCAGAGATTATGGAAAAAATTTAATTCAATTATCAAAAAGGGAATTTGAACTTCTTGACTTTTTAGTATTAAATAAAGGAATTGTTTTATCAAGAGATAAAATCTTGGAAGAAGTTTGGGGATTTGATTATATTGGAAATGATAATATTCTTGATTTGTATATTAAATATTTAAGAGATAAAATTGACAGACCTTATGAGAGAAAATTTATTCAGACTGTAAGAGGAATCGGATTTATTTTTAAATAA
- a CDS encoding DUF4870 domain-containing protein, with product MNNKISEQKSIAGLKANAAAFLVNLSFFTLIGGLVIPIFALILESENNFVRTYSKQTLAITVLLLVSSLLNFVIVVGNILFALIFIVLTILQIIATASSILEKEFKIPYIEKITNLLFVD from the coding sequence ATGAACAATAAAATAAGTGAACAAAAATCAATTGCTGGATTAAAAGCAAACGCAGCAGCTTTTCTTGTAAATTTAAGTTTTTTTACATTAATTGGTGGATTAGTCATTCCAATTTTTGCATTAATTTTAGAAAGTGAAAACAATTTTGTTAGAACATATTCAAAACAAACATTAGCAATAACAGTTTTATTACTAGTATCATCATTATTAAACTTTGTTATCGTCGTTGGGAATATTTTATTTGCTCTAATTTTTATCGTTTTAACTATTTTACAAATTATTGCAACTGCTTCATCAATCTTGGAAAAAGAATTTAAAATTCCTTACATTGAAAAAATCACAAATTTATTATTTGTAGATTAA
- the dnaX gene encoding DNA polymerase III subunit gamma/tau: MNITLYRKYRPQNFDEIAGQEFVLRAIKNSLRENKLSHAYLFTGPRGVGKTTIARLIAKGVNCLNSEDVTDNPCGECENCREISQGISMDMIEIDAASNRGIDEIRELKEKINYQPVKGRKKIYIIDEVHMLTKEAFNALLKTLEEPPSHVIFILATTEIDKIPDTVISRCQRYDFLPIDKEDIKKLLKNVAEKENITIDDASLDLIYRKSEGSARDSFSIFEQVVSNFNNEEIDITKTQNALGVVPDVILEEFLNLIRESDKEKLVDFIDKIWEDGLIIETFLKDFSYYLKEQFKKKTDLPVNFLLDTISAIFFTLNEFKYEEDKRLLGYVLIHELYKNQKNNLQSINSSETVSSFDKNYIKEVSSNIYEKVISQISKNTKIASLASTAETQEKENMEKTPKSESTTKNYDISIFSENWEKVLLGIRKESVMLGALVIESFPDRVENGVLYIRFPKEQKFHSEQILLPEKKAKIEKVINHICNSDITIHTFLESENSQNEEDKFMQNAVKFFGGEILEKK, from the coding sequence TTGAATATTACTTTATATAGAAAATATCGGCCCCAAAATTTTGATGAAATTGCAGGACAGGAATTTGTGTTGCGGGCGATAAAAAATTCCTTAAGAGAAAATAAGCTGTCACATGCGTACTTATTTACAGGGCCACGTGGTGTGGGAAAAACGACTATTGCAAGGCTTATTGCGAAAGGTGTGAATTGCTTAAATAGTGAGGATGTGACAGATAATCCTTGTGGGGAATGTGAAAATTGCCGTGAGATTTCTCAAGGGATTTCTATGGATATGATTGAAATTGATGCGGCTTCTAATCGTGGGATTGATGAAATTAGGGAACTGAAGGAAAAAATAAATTATCAGCCTGTTAAAGGAAGAAAAAAAATATATATAATTGATGAAGTTCATATGCTTACAAAAGAGGCATTTAACGCACTTTTGAAGACATTAGAAGAACCACCGTCACATGTTATATTTATTCTTGCGACAACAGAGATTGATAAAATACCAGACACAGTTATTTCTAGATGTCAGCGGTATGATTTTTTGCCGATTGACAAGGAAGATATAAAAAAATTGCTAAAAAATGTGGCTGAAAAAGAAAATATTACAATTGACGATGCAAGTCTTGATTTGATTTATCGTAAGTCTGAAGGAAGTGCAAGAGACAGTTTTTCTATTTTTGAGCAAGTTGTGTCAAATTTTAATAACGAAGAAATTGATATCACAAAGACGCAAAATGCTTTGGGAGTAGTGCCTGATGTAATTTTGGAAGAATTTTTAAATCTGATACGAGAAAGTGATAAAGAAAAACTTGTAGATTTTATTGATAAAATTTGGGAAGATGGACTTATAATCGAAACTTTTTTGAAAGATTTTTCATATTATCTGAAAGAGCAGTTTAAGAAAAAGACTGACTTACCAGTAAATTTTCTGCTGGATACAATAAGTGCGATTTTTTTTACTTTAAATGAGTTTAAATATGAAGAAGATAAAAGATTGCTTGGCTATGTTCTGATTCACGAACTTTATAAAAATCAGAAAAATAATTTACAAAGTATAAATTCTAGTGAAACTGTTTCTTCTTTTGACAAAAATTACATAAAAGAAGTGTCTAGCAATATTTATGAAAAAGTTATAAGCCAAATTTCAAAAAATACTAAAATAGCAAGTTTGGCTTCTACAGCTGAAACCCAAGAAAAAGAAAATATGGAAAAAACTCCAAAATCAGAAAGTACTACAAAAAATTATGATATTTCAATTTTTTCTGAAAATTGGGAAAAAGTATTGCTGGGGATAAGAAAAGAAAGTGTGATGCTTGGAGCATTAGTAATTGAAAGTTTTCCAGATAGAGTGGAAAATGGTGTATTATATATAAGATTTCCGAAGGAGCAGAAATTTCATAGTGAACAAATTTTACTGCCAGAGAAAAAGGCCAAAATTGAAAAAGTTATTAATCATATTTGTAATTCAGATATTACAATTCATACTTTTCTCGAAAGTGAAAATTCACAAAATGAAGAAGACAAGTTTATGCAAAATGCAGTTAAATTTTTTGGTGGAGAGATTTTAGAAAAAAAATAA
- a CDS encoding gamma-glutamyl-gamma-aminobutyrate hydrolase family protein: MKKPIIGISSNILGLEKGLFAGYKRAYVDVSYINAVINAGGVPHLLPLNEHEDIIEEFVKNVDGIILTGGNDVFPLLYGEEPKEKLGEIFPERDKFDSLLIRYAINYKKPILGICRGMQIANVECGGSLYQDLSYNENVSIKHFQKARAHTPTHSISVASNCFLSDIYPEGIGFINSYHHQTINKLAEGFVVTAKSADGVVEAIENISDEIFIVGVQWHPEMMAINDETAQKLFKKFVNEVNSRKKN, from the coding sequence ATGAAAAAACCTATTATTGGAATCTCAAGTAATATACTTGGACTAGAAAAAGGGCTTTTTGCTGGATATAAGCGTGCTTATGTTGATGTTTCCTATATCAATGCCGTTATAAATGCTGGCGGTGTGCCACATCTTCTGCCTTTGAATGAGCATGAAGATATTATTGAGGAATTTGTAAAAAATGTGGATGGAATAATTTTAACTGGAGGAAATGATGTTTTTCCACTTCTTTATGGAGAAGAGCCAAAGGAGAAGCTCGGAGAAATATTTCCTGAACGTGATAAATTTGACTCACTTCTTATCCGTTATGCAATAAATTATAAAAAACCAATTTTGGGAATTTGTCGTGGAATGCAGATAGCAAATGTCGAATGTGGCGGTTCTCTTTATCAAGATCTTTCCTACAATGAAAATGTATCAATAAAGCATTTTCAAAAAGCTAGAGCCCACACTCCAACTCACTCTATCTCTGTAGCGAGTAACTGTTTTTTAAGCGATATTTATCCTGAAGGAATTGGATTTATAAACAGTTACCATCATCAGACAATAAATAAGCTGGCAGAAGGATTTGTTGTAACTGCAAAAAGTGCAGATGGAGTAGTTGAAGCAATTGAAAATATTTCAGATGAAATTTTTATCGTTGGGGTTCAATGGCACCCAGAAATGATGGCAATTAACGATGAAACTGCACAAAAATTATTTAAAAAATTTGTAAATGAAGTAAATTCAAGGAAAAAGAATTAA
- the dnaB gene encoding replicative DNA helicase, translating into MGLYDLEDEENSKPYSIEAEEALLGSVFINPNVIGDIVDIVTVEDFYKNNYKLIFSEMIKAYNMGKIIDVLLIIESLKKQELIDEIGGENIIYDLTEVVPTAANAVNYAQIIKDKSVQRQLIDIGEKIVKMAMRGYDEVDTMLDKSESMIFKVAESKQKKDIVPLYELVQGKITQMDNYTDNKGKITGISSGFERYDSITSGFHGSDLLILAARPAMGKTAFALNLAINVARQGKGVLIYSLEMGNEQLFDRLVASEAKVRLKALKDSTLSSEEMINLGNGLGRLSEMPIYISDSSSVTMLEIKATARRLKSEGKLDFMLIDYLQLISPSENSRKSREQEISEISRSLKILAKELNIPIVTLSQLSRGVEQRVDKRPILSDLRESGAIEQDADMVMFLYREEYYHKDTAQEVNNLNIPQQYVEKPKPEPKDDDNKLEKVELIIGKHRSGPTGTIELGFRPSYQQFVNVVDDEFAPLPQ; encoded by the coding sequence ATGGGATTATATGATCTGGAAGATGAGGAAAATAGCAAACCTTATAGTATAGAAGCCGAAGAGGCGCTTCTTGGCTCTGTCTTTATAAATCCCAATGTTATAGGTGACATTGTTGATATTGTAACGGTGGAAGATTTTTACAAAAATAACTATAAGCTGATTTTTTCCGAAATGATAAAGGCTTATAATATGGGTAAAATAATTGATGTGCTTCTAATAATAGAATCTCTAAAAAAACAGGAACTGATAGATGAAATTGGCGGAGAGAATATTATTTACGACTTGACGGAAGTTGTGCCTACTGCTGCGAATGCTGTTAATTATGCTCAGATTATAAAAGATAAGTCTGTACAGCGTCAGTTAATAGATATTGGTGAAAAAATTGTAAAAATGGCTATGCGAGGATATGATGAAGTTGACACAATGCTTGATAAGTCAGAAAGCATGATTTTTAAAGTTGCAGAATCTAAGCAGAAAAAAGATATTGTACCTCTGTATGAATTAGTTCAAGGTAAGATAACCCAAATGGATAATTATACAGATAATAAAGGTAAAATAACTGGTATTTCTTCGGGATTTGAGAGATATGACAGTATAACAAGCGGCTTTCATGGCTCGGATCTTTTGATTCTTGCAGCACGTCCTGCAATGGGAAAAACTGCATTTGCATTAAATCTTGCAATAAATGTTGCAAGACAAGGTAAAGGTGTACTTATATACAGTTTAGAAATGGGAAATGAGCAATTATTTGACAGGCTTGTAGCAAGTGAGGCAAAAGTAAGATTAAAAGCCTTAAAAGACAGTACTTTGTCTTCAGAGGAAATGATAAATTTAGGAAATGGTCTTGGACGGCTTTCTGAAATGCCAATTTATATTTCGGATTCTTCAAGTGTAACAATGCTGGAAATAAAGGCAACTGCAAGAAGACTTAAGTCTGAAGGTAAACTGGACTTTATGTTAATTGACTATTTGCAGTTAATTAGTCCTTCTGAAAATTCGAGAAAAAGCAGGGAACAGGAAATATCTGAAATTTCACGATCGTTAAAAATACTTGCAAAAGAATTGAATATACCAATTGTAACATTGTCGCAATTATCACGTGGAGTGGAGCAGAGAGTCGATAAAAGACCGATTTTGTCAGATTTAAGGGAATCAGGGGCAATTGAGCAGGATGCGGATATGGTAATGTTTTTGTACCGTGAAGAGTATTATCACAAGGACACTGCTCAGGAAGTAAATAATCTGAATATTCCACAACAATATGTGGAAAAACCAAAACCGGAACCAAAAGATGACGACAATAAATTAGAAAAAGTCGAATTAATAATAGGAAAACATAGAAGTGGACCTACTGGAACGATAGAACTTGGATTTAGACCAAGCTATCAGCAATTTGTAAATGTGGTAGATGATGAATTTGCACCATTGCCACAATAA
- the rplI gene encoding 50S ribosomal protein L9, which translates to MKIKVILKENIKGVGKKDEIVEVKDGYANNFLLNQNKAILATPENINKLKAKNEKIQKNHDKDVKNANELKEFLAEKEIVLKVKAGENNKVFGSIGAKEIVEALKEQLNVEIDKKKVSASSKVKEIGLHNVELKLHSEVKANLKVRVEAK; encoded by the coding sequence ATGAAAATTAAAGTTATTTTGAAAGAAAATATAAAAGGTGTTGGGAAAAAAGATGAAATAGTAGAAGTTAAGGATGGATATGCAAATAATTTTTTGTTAAATCAAAACAAAGCAATACTTGCAACGCCTGAAAATATTAATAAATTGAAGGCAAAAAATGAAAAAATTCAGAAAAATCATGATAAAGATGTAAAAAACGCAAATGAACTAAAAGAATTTTTGGCAGAAAAAGAAATTGTCTTAAAAGTGAAGGCTGGAGAAAATAACAAAGTATTTGGATCAATTGGGGCAAAGGAAATTGTAGAGGCTTTGAAAGAACAGCTGAATGTTGAAATTGATAAAAAGAAAGTATCTGCCAGTTCAAAAGTTAAAGAAATTGGATTACACAATGTAGAATTAAAACTTCATTCTGAAGTTAAGGCAAATTTAAAAGTTAGAGTTGAAGCAAAATAA
- the glmM gene encoding phosphoglucosamine mutase, whose protein sequence is MARKYFGTDGMRGEANKDLTIDLVTRLGLALGYYLKKHRKKAGKPKIILGTDTRISGYMIRSALTAGLNSMGVNIDFVGVLPTPGVCYLTRKLKADAGIMISASHNPVKDNGIKIFSQNGYKLPDSVEEELEKLMEKKEELLKHQVPGDDLGTFKYVEDDMRIYLDYLTSTVKTNFSKLRIVIDTGNGAAYRIAPKVFQALGADVVVINNIPNGKNINVNCGSTHPELLQDVVKVYKADLGLAYDGDADRLIAVDNTGEIINGDLIIAIIAEYMQKRGLLNDNKVVTTVLSNMGFEKYLDEKGIGLIRANVGDRYVLEKMKEYGLNIGGEQSGHILMLDYNTTGDGVLSSIQLVAAILESGKTLHELVKGIKLWPQDSKNIFVAKEKKATWETNKELIDFIKAKEKEIAGKGRILVRASGTESLIRVMVEAESQKIVDKYVAELSKKVEETLC, encoded by the coding sequence ATGGCTAGAAAATATTTTGGAACTGATGGAATGAGAGGAGAAGCCAATAAAGACTTAACAATCGACTTAGTAACACGTCTAGGGCTGGCTCTTGGATATTATTTGAAAAAGCATAGAAAAAAAGCTGGAAAGCCAAAAATTATTCTTGGAACTGATACAAGAATTTCAGGTTATATGATTCGTTCAGCTCTGACAGCTGGACTAAATTCTATGGGAGTAAATATTGATTTTGTAGGAGTGTTGCCTACTCCAGGAGTTTGCTATCTAACTAGAAAATTAAAGGCTGATGCGGGAATTATGATTTCTGCTTCACATAATCCTGTAAAGGATAACGGAATAAAAATATTTAGTCAAAATGGTTATAAATTACCTGATTCAGTTGAAGAGGAATTAGAAAAATTAATGGAAAAAAAGGAAGAACTTTTAAAACATCAAGTGCCAGGAGATGATTTAGGAACATTTAAATACGTGGAAGATGACATGAGAATTTATTTAGATTATCTAACTTCTACTGTAAAAACTAATTTTTCAAAATTGCGAATTGTAATTGATACAGGAAATGGTGCGGCGTATAGAATTGCTCCAAAAGTTTTTCAAGCCTTGGGAGCAGATGTTGTTGTAATTAATAATATTCCAAATGGGAAAAATATTAATGTTAATTGCGGATCTACTCATCCAGAACTTCTTCAAGATGTAGTAAAAGTTTATAAGGCTGATTTAGGTCTTGCTTATGATGGTGATGCTGACAGATTGATTGCTGTTGACAATACAGGTGAAATTATAAATGGAGATTTGATTATTGCGATTATTGCTGAATATATGCAAAAGAGAGGACTTTTGAACGATAATAAGGTCGTGACAACTGTTCTTAGCAACATGGGATTTGAAAAATATCTGGATGAAAAAGGAATTGGACTAATTCGTGCAAATGTTGGAGATAGATATGTTCTTGAGAAAATGAAAGAATATGGACTAAATATTGGCGGAGAGCAGTCCGGACATATTTTAATGCTTGACTACAACACAACTGGAGATGGAGTGCTATCGTCGATTCAACTTGTTGCAGCTATTTTAGAAAGCGGAAAAACATTGCATGAACTTGTAAAAGGAATAAAATTATGGCCTCAAGATTCTAAAAATATCTTTGTTGCAAAAGAGAAGAAAGCAACTTGGGAAACAAATAAGGAATTAATCGATTTCATAAAGGCAAAGGAAAAAGAAATTGCTGGAAAAGGTAGAATTTTAGTAAGAGCTTCTGGAACAGAATCACTTATAAGAGTAATGGTTGAAGCAGAAAGTCAAAAAATTGTTGATAAATACGTAGCAGAATTAAGTAAAAAAGTGGAAGAAACACTTTGCTAA
- a CDS encoding class I SAM-dependent DNA methyltransferase encodes MHKEFAEIYDVFMKYVNYDEWYKFLQMFIKKKGTVLDLGCGTGEFILRFLKDGFTVIGVDLSEKMLEMSEKKLLKNNFINNYKLVKENIINYENINENNEIQQVDYIICNFDTVNYLKNEKEFLKFIKKCNQNLKKDGYLIFDAVTEDIFEEIFENNIFLDEEPEYTSIWRHEQLSEKKHLVEIDLFIRENENDNLFRKYNEVQHKFIYEPEWIVETVQNNGFEVFDTASNPEFGESRIFFVLKKL; translated from the coding sequence ATGCACAAGGAATTTGCTGAAATTTATGATGTTTTTATGAAATATGTAAATTATGACGAATGGTATAAATTTTTACAAATGTTTATCAAGAAAAAGGGAACTGTTCTTGATTTAGGATGTGGAACAGGAGAATTTATATTACGATTTTTAAAAGATGGATTTACAGTTATTGGAGTGGATTTATCAGAAAAAATGCTAGAAATGTCTGAAAAAAAGTTATTAAAAAATAATTTTATAAATAATTACAAATTAGTAAAAGAGAACATTATAAATTATGAAAATATAAATGAAAATAATGAAATTCAACAAGTTGATTATATTATCTGTAATTTTGACACTGTAAATTATCTAAAAAATGAAAAGGAATTTTTAAAATTTATCAAAAAATGTAATCAAAATTTGAAAAAAGACGGATATTTAATTTTTGATGCTGTAACAGAAGATATTTTTGAGGAAATATTTGAAAATAATATATTTTTGGATGAAGAGCCTGAATATACGAGTATTTGGCGGCATGAACAGTTAAGTGAGAAAAAACATCTAGTAGAAATTGACTTGTTTATCCGTGAAAATGAAAATGATAACTTATTCAGAAAATACAACGAAGTGCAGCATAAATTTATTTACGAGCCTGAATGGATTGTGGAAACTGTTCAAAATAATGGTTTTGAAGTATTTGATACTGCTTCTAATCCTGAATTTGGAGAAAGCAGAATATTTTTTGTACTAAAAAAATTATAA